In Coleofasciculus sp. FACHB-T130, the genomic window GTACCTCAGCAACGGCTTCACACGCCCGATCAGGTTTTAATCGTCGATACAGAGACAACACATCTGGAAGTAAACGCGGGCCAGGTGATAGAAATTGGAGCAATCCTTTATTCGGTGAAGCACCAAACCACCATCGAGCAATTTTCAATAATTTTGCCTGCACAGAGTAATCCGGCAGAGCATATAAACCGAATTAAACCAGCACCGCTAATGGAAATGACAGCAGAACAAGCTGATCGGGGAGTGCGGATGCTCGTTGAGATGGCAAAAATGGCGCAAGTTATTGTGGCGCACAATGCCGAGTTTGATAAGAAGTGGTTTGGTCTCTCAAAAAATGGGAAAAGCACATTACCTACTTTATTGAACTTTAAAGGGGAACCGCTTCCTTGGGTATGTACTTGTAACGATTTCAAATGGCCTCGTCAAACCCGTTCCGGTCAATCTTTGCTCGAATTGGCAGCAGCTCATGACATTGGAGTTTTTGGAACGCATAGGGCACTAACTGATTGCCAGTTAATCGCAGCTCTTTTTGATCGCATGGAAAACTTGCAAGCTATGTTTGAGAAAGCTTTAAGACCCAAAGCTCTTTTTAAAGCTCTTGTAACCTATGACAATCGTCAACAGGCAAAACAGGCGGGTTTCAGGTGGATTTCTGAGCGAAAGAGCTGGGAACGAAGAATGGCTGTGGATGATAGCAAAGAACTTCCTTTCTCTGTCACGCAAATAGCACTCTGTCACTAATCCGGCTAGAGTTTCCCAATTTAGTTAAATCAAGCGATCGCGCTTTCTCTATCTCAGATATGGGGACGGTCGCGATCGCTTATCCGTATAATTGTCTGGCGCTGTATCGTCCTGAGATGTCACTGTACGGACTTTTCGCCTTTCAAGTAGAGAAGTCCAGCACGGTAGGAGTATAAATCCTGATGAGGGATTGAAATACAATAGAAACAAATAGTGTTTAGATTTGTTAATTTGGGACATTTATGGCTCCCGCTGTTTTAATCGAAAAGCTTCAGAAACGGTACGGCTCAGTAGAAGCCGTTAAA contains:
- a CDS encoding 3'-5' exonuclease, whose product is MNHNPLAVPQQRLHTPDQVLIVDTETTHLEVNAGQVIEIGAILYSVKHQTTIEQFSIILPAQSNPAEHINRIKPAPLMEMTAEQADRGVRMLVEMAKMAQVIVAHNAEFDKKWFGLSKNGKSTLPTLLNFKGEPLPWVCTCNDFKWPRQTRSGQSLLELAAAHDIGVFGTHRALTDCQLIAALFDRMENLQAMFEKALRPKALFKALVTYDNRQQAKQAGFRWISERKSWERRMAVDDSKELPFSVTQIALCH